From Paenibacillus graminis:
GGTATTCCCTAAGCGACTTATCATAATTAGGTTTGACTCGCAAAGGACGTTCAGTACCATTAAACACCTCTCTGGCTATACGATCTTCTACATTCCCCTCAACATCGACAAATTTAATGCTGTGCTTATTCAGCAATTCAATATCCTCAAGACGGATTTTTGTCTTTTTTGCCAGCACATGAAGACCCTGACGGTTAAAAATATCGTTTTTCAAAACATCGCCGATTTTCAGTTTCTTAATATGTATTCTCACCTTGTGTCCCTCCGAAATGGATTAAGCCTTTATTATTCTATCGTAAGAACACAACGTTTTATAAATAGTTCTAAACACCCCTCTCTGACCGATTCCACATGACTAAAAGCGCAATTTGAAGAAATTTTCCTCATAATTGGGATAATATGAAACCCCCGCCTCAATTTGTGGAGGCGGAGGCTAATATCCGTTGCTTTACATTTCGCACGACAGGTGCCTAATATTTAAATGATGGTATCATGCTCGTAGACCTTCGTAGGCCAGCCCCAGGTGAAAGTGGTCAGAGCTAAGCCGCGCGGCATCCTTTCTCACGTGTTCTAAGAGCAATTTGCCGTATCGGTCAGCGGATTGATGTATCCACTGATACCGTCCTCATCCAGCCCGGCGCCAATCAAGCCAACGTATTCATCGTCTCGCTTAATGGCGAACAGCTCGGTATGTTCCTCGTATCGGCTGATCCCCATCCAGTACACATTGGGAATTGTAAATATTCGCTTTTGTTCTTCTGAAACAGACAATTCGCATACCTTCAACCAGTTGATTGCATCTAAGGACTCAATGGTTATATTCATCTATATATTGCTCATTTCATGAATTTTCTGCAAGGTATTCAGATGCATTGATTTATCTTCGGGCGACTCCGCGAATTTATACCCCTCCACAAGCCTGTATCCGAACATAACAAGGATTAGTTCATGGATACAGTGATATGAGATATCGGACACATCCGCATATTCCGCAAAGCCCCTGTAATAGGCCGGAATGCATTTTTGGTAGTATTCAAGCATATGACAGATGTCCGCTTCGTCCGCTATTAAACTTGCGATGTCCTCACCCATGTACCCCCATCCGGCGGTATCCCAGTCGATGAGTACAATTTTACTGTCCGAGCAGAATAGGTTAGCCACCCAAAAATCTCTGTGGCACAGCACTATGGGCAGTTTGTCAATGCGACTGAAGATTTCGTCCGCATTGTTATCTATGTCTATAAGCATTGTACATAGGTGCTTCGGAATTTCGCATTCGTCGGAGCGTATATAATCATACAAAACTGCCCATGACCGGTACCGCAGATAGAAGCTTTTTACGAAATCAAGCTTGCTTAAATTTTTCAAATTCCCCAATACATCCGGTTGCTGGGCATACAGTTTGCCTTGAAACCGCCCCAATTCCTCGGCTGCACGTTCATACATTCCAGAGGTGAGATTTAAGCCTGACACACCCTCAATATATTCCATCCATAGCTGTATCTCATCGCCGTTCATCTCTGCATGGTAGCATTCTGGCCAGCGGAGCGAATCCGTAAAAGTCTTACCCAAATCCGATGCATAGAGGTCATATTCCCTGCGCCATGAATCAGGGTCGTTGTAGCGTTCCCATTTTTTCTGTTTTTTCCAAACTACCTTATACGGCAGAATCTCACCCTCTAAGGTTTCAGCCATGCCCGTTACAAGCCGAACATCTCCCACCGTCCCGCCTTTCAGCTGCCTGGTTTGATAATCCGCGCGGGTTATGGTCTTGCGGAGCACTGCACTCACAACAAGCGCCAGTATTTCGGGCTTTACATATATTTCATCCTGGTTGTTCATATCTTATATCCTCCGTTTTTTTTCATTTGCTTGCTTCCCATGGCAATCGATCAAAGTTCGTGGCTACGACTTGCTCCAGTATGGTTTTGGCATACCCTGCAGCGTGTCCTGAAATAATGACCGTATATTGCTCTCGCTGAACCTCCGTAACCTTTCGGGTATTAAACCTATCGGCATCATTTCGGCTTCAATATAACCCACTGGTATCAAAACAATCACGGACGCAATCCCCCCTGCAAATCTAAGCTGTTTTTGGGCATAAAAATGCCGCGAACAAGCAGCCTCCTAAGAAGCTGCTGTTTCGCGGCGCATAAATGCTTATATTTTCAAAAAAGGATACGACCTTCATCGCATCGCGCTAACAGCAGTATTCACGAAAGGTTACTGTTTACGGCATAGCAAAAACACGGGTGATCTTCCCGATTTCTCACCTTCCAAGCTATAAACAAGATTGGAATTTACTATGCCCAATATTCGGTTAAGCTAAAACCACCAATACCATATAAGCAGTCATTAAAAAAACATCCCCTTTCGCAAGCTGCAGTTGAAATCTATTTACTTCTATAGTGAAGCATAACCTTTTGTGAGAGATCAATAGAACGTTTGGTTATAAGTGAGTTTTACCAATCAAATACCCTAAAGACAGGGCTTTCATCTCAGGCTCCCCTTTGCGGTGAGGTCAAGAAAGAAGGTATTCTTTTTATTGAAATCCAAGAGAATTAACACTTATCAAAAAATAAATCATAGAAAAAAACCTTGATGGACACAGTACCATTCAAGGTTAATCTAATAGACCAAAGCTTTTCAGTTGTTCATTTACTGCACTAGAACCTTCACCCCAACTGCATAGTTGTCACACAAGTATCGTCCTTCTCAAACGTGGAAATCTCGGACTCTGCTTGTTTGCCGTCATGTTCAATAGTAACTTGATAAGTCTGGTCCCGCGGCAGCCACAAGTCGATAAAGCCGTTGGGCTGGGATTTCACCGTTTCGTTGTCCATTATTACCTTGCCGTCCGCGTCTTTGACTGAGATGTTGAACTTTTCCTCTGTCATCTCGCCCTGGCAGCCGGTCAGGCTGTGGGTTGCGCACGGATGGGTTTGATTGAGGTAGGGTGCAATGGAGACGAAAAATTCGTCAGCTGGCAATGCATAGGTCGCCGACTTGCCATCGCTCTCTTTTACCATGAGCTGTGTGGATGAAATCGACGCTGACTCCGCTTTTGCAGTACGCATACTGTAACTCCGTACCATCTGTTTTAGTCCTTGCGTGTCCATTTTAACGCTTTGTACATCCGTTTCAACACTTTCTGATTTTCCAGTCTCTTTTGAGTCATTGGTTCCTGCTAACATATATGTTCCCATGGCAATAACAAACACTATTCCGGCAGCTACAAGTACTTTATTTCTCATCCGGGCAATCCTCCTCCTGTTTCTTTCCCTATTATAATCTAGCCCATACAATTGTAGACAAGACGAAAACGTGACAAATGTGCCAAGCAAGCAACGGCCGGCCAAAGAGTACGCCATACGCAAAAAAAGCGAACCCCTTGTATGACCAGGAAATCCGCCTTAGCTGCTGCTGCCTGTTCTCAAATGGTGAAATCAAACCGTTCACACCGGAATGAAATGGTTAAAATATGAAGATCCAGCCGCAGGCGTTTCAGGCCCAACGAGCTGAGTCCTCTCTTGGTCGATAGAGTCTGCCTGTTTGCTACGGACTGAGCGGCGCTTATCCCTATCAAAAATCATTTTTAGCAAGGTAACGGACTGAGGCGCACTTATTCGCGGACATTTATCCCATTTAAAGCTACTCGTGAAGCCATAAGTGCGCTACGGTCCGTTAGCCCCGGCATAAGTATCCTTATTGAGAAAATAGCGGCGTTACGGTCCGTAAAGATCAGCAAGACAGACATCACAATCTTGAATGCAAGGGTGATAGTGATAGCTAGCGGATTTCACAGGATAAGAACAGATGCTCTACTGGCGGGTGAATAAGGTTGAGGTTACGAAATCCGTATTTGTTAGAGGTTCATCCATTTGGTGAGTCAGGCCCATATTGCTGTACAATCCGCAAGATTTTTGTCCACTGATCGTTGCTTAGGATACTGTTTGTTGAATAACGGAACATACAAGATGTTCGCCCCCTAAGGGTCCCAACTGACTAGAATTCAAAAGCAAACTTAGCCTTCCAGCTCGCGCCGCCGTCCTTCGTGGCATACAGGGTTGAGCTGTTCATATCACGTACCGCCAGCCAGCCCTGATTATGGTCAACGAAGGAGATCACGCCTTCAAAGCCCAGGACCGTCTTGGAGTTGCTCCACGCCTGTCCGTTGTTCTTGGTCATGCCGGTGCCGACCATCTGGGCCGCAGGCTGATAGCCGACCAGGAAGGCTGTGGTTTTGCCGATCACCTGCATCGTTCCGGGACTGCCTGAAGCCGGCCCCTTCTCCTGCTTGGCTGATCCGCTTCCCGGAGCAGGACCGCCGCCAGCCGTTGCCTGGGCAATGATTCGGGTCCAACTGCTGCCTGCATCGGAGCTGCCATAGAGGGAGTACGAGGTCTGCGACATCCCCGAACCGCCATAAAGCACAGTATATACCTGAGAAGCGTTAGCGTAGACTTGAGCGTATAGCGGATCTGAATAGGCCACTTTTTTCATCTGCTTCCAGCTTGCCCCGCCATCGGTGGTTCTCATGATCTGGTAGCCGCTGCCCTGATTAACAACGACCGCCCAGCCGCTGCTGCTGGTAGTGAAGTCCGCCCCGCGAGTATTAGCCGGAGTAGGAATCCGGCTCCAGGTGCCTCCGCCATCTTTTGTATAATAGGTAGAAGCGCGGTTATAGCCAAATCCGGTTGCACCGTCTACAAATTCTATACGCTCAAAGGCCGCCGGACTCTGGCTCAGCCGCTTCCAGGTGGAACCGCCATCCTTGGTACGGATCAGATATTTGTTCTGGCCGCCCTTCAAGGAGGCTAAGGCCCAGCCATGCACATTATCCGGAAACTCGATTTGCTGAAAGTTCCATTGTCCCTGATAGATCTCCTGGAAGTGGCATCCCCCATCCGATGTCCCAATCAAAAAACCGTTGCCGGCCGCCCGGCCCGTCTCTGCATTCAGAAAGTCCACTGTGGCAAAGGTAAGCGGGTCGGCTCCTTTAGCCGTCTGCTTCTTCTGCAAATCCTGCAGAATCCCATGATCTCCCGTACTGCAGGACGGTGCTGGTGTGGCGGGCGCTGCCGCCTGTGCCGGAGACACTGCGGTTCCCCAGCCCGAAAAGGCAAGCAGTCCCGCAGAGAGAATGGTTAAAGATCTTTGCTGCAATTTTCTAGTAATGTTCATTGAAACACCTCCTAGGGTATATTTACCCTATCCGGCAATCACGAAGCGGCGGCCGCTGTCGTGCCGGATTTCATACGGGCGCTGAACCCGTTAACTACTTTTTTCAATACAAAAGCCAGTCCCAGGGTAAGCAGGATGCCCGCCGCATTCAGGATAAGATTGTTCACAGGCAGCTCCAGGCTCCGCCGGAGATCCGCCAGAATTTTCAACATCCGTTCATGAATCAGGTAAATTTCCAGACTATGCGTGCCACAGAACGTAAGGAAGGGATACCGGGTCCATTTGTGCTCTGCCACCCAGTGCAGTCCTCCCGCCGTAAGCAGGCATAAGGGCAATGTAATCAGGATAAAAGGATACCACCACAGCCCATAGCTCCACACATATTCGCTCATATATTTCTGGATTGCTGCCAGCATCCCTACACCGGACAGAAGCATCCCCAGATATAGAATGCCATTTATCCGCGAGACAGCCTGTTTCTTGTCGATCAGGTAACCCACCCATACGCCAACGAAGAAGATCGGGATTCTTATCGTAAAAATCAGCAAATATGCGAGAGGTGTTCCCGATAGAACCACGCTAACCACAAGACCAATCAAGCTGGCCGCCGCCACAGTAACAAGCTTTCGCTGGCCCCTGAAAAAATGCATAAACAGCGGCGTAAGCAAATACAGCACCAGCAGGGCAGGAACGTACCAGTCAAACCGGCTGTCCCGTCCAAGCCAGAAACTAAGCGTGGTCAGGTTTAGAAGCACGTCCGTAAAGGGCATCTCACCCATTCCCCAATACAGCAGGCAAAAAATCAGCACCACCGGAAGATACGTAGGCAGAATCCGCTGCAGCCTTCTTTGATAAAATAAAGCTGTGCGGGTATTCGTGCGGGTTGCATAATAAAGCCCCAAGCCCGACACCAGCAGGAAGATATCCACCCCACCATATCCGTAGGCCTGCAAAGTGCCAAGAACCGGAACGGAGGAAAAACTTACCGTCGAGTGATAGAGCATCACCCACAGAATTGCCAGTCCCATGAGCTGGGTGCGGTACGTGCTGATCGCTGTGTAATTAAGCTTGTTCATGGACAACCTCCGGAAGGGGCGGTTGGCGGCGGGTAGACGGTTTGGCTGACATCAGGCTGGAGAGCTGTTTGTAATTCATTGCGAACAGCATACCCAGCGCAGTCTCCGCGAGAATAATCAGATCTCTGTTCGGGATTACCAGCGGGACCGCAACAACACCAATGACGATAAGCGCCCAAGGCAGCGGATGCTCCAAGTACTGCTCCACGTAGCGGTTAAGCCACAGCAAAACCTTCATCCCCACATAAGTGCAGACCAGAACCAGCCCCCACATCCACACAATGTACAGGCGGCCCAGACCCAGCCGGTCAAAAGCCAGGATCAGAAACAAATGGGTAAACAAAAATAGAAACGAATGCTTGCCGAAATACAGAACCAGGTTGGAGGATGCGTAGCTTTTTTTGCTCCTGAAAAGGTAGAAGACCCCGAACAACACGAACAGAGACAGCAGCAGATATTGCACGGACATATTGTATTTCACAAAATCCGTCTCGCGCACTTCTCCATAACTGACGATGGCCAGCATCACCCCGGTAGCCACAGCCGCCATGAGGTTTACCAGATTGTTGCACCGATAGGCAAGGACCCCCGCCGCAAACGCAAACATCCAAGGGAAATACGTGAAACCGACCGTTTCTGTGAAGAAAATAGATTGTAGAGGAAAGTCCGGCAACCGGTGGCCGATGAACGTATGTACTGCAAACACCAGCAGCGACAACAGGAGGTATAAATAGAGTGGAGGTTTGAGGTATTTCTCTAAAAGGTATACACTGATCACTCCGAGTGCGATGATCTGGGGAACATCCATGATCCGAAATGCCTGAATCTCCGGCCTCCACATCAGATTATAGGAAAACCCGATGAGCGCGAACAGCACATAAAAGCCGAGAAGCGATCCGAAACTGCGCCTTCGCACCAGCAGGGTGGTAGTCACACCTGAGACCGCAAAGAAGAGTACAGGGGCCACACCGGCAACAATCTGGAACACCCGTTCATTGCCGTTAAAATAAAGCGGAATATGCGCCATGATCATCAAAATACAGCTAATCCCCTTAATCGCATCCAATGAATAGTCATATTCCTTCATTCCCCTCACTTTCCTTTCCGTTCATATGGATTTCATTTCGATTATAAAACGAATCCTGCGATCTCCCACCCCTCTAAAGTGTAAGATTTCACATGAATTCTGCACGTATGTGCAATTTATTCCATACCTGCAGTTCCAACTACCCTTCTTTATATAACTATCAATAAATTATATCAACCAACTAAGGTAGTATATTGAAATAACTAGTTTGTACCATGTTCTTGCCTATTATTTCCTATAAACTATTGATAACTTATAGGGAAGGGGGCTGCCGTCAAGCCATGCAAGCTCCAGATACGACTTCAGCGACAACTGCAGCGGAATCAGCTTCCGCTACTTCCAGGACCCCGCGGCTCAAAGTGATCGACATGGTAAGAGGGATTACCATTCTGCTCGTCGTTGTGGGACATGCCGGCCTGACTCCGGTCGTGCTCAATGATATGTTCAGAGATTTCCGGCTCCCGCTGTTCTTTATCGTCTCCGGTTATCTGTTCAGCGCCTCCAAATATTTTGACAATTTCACAGCATTGCTTCGTACCCGTATCTTTACCCTCGTTGTTCCCTATCTGTCTGCCGGATTCCTCTGCTACCTGCTCTGGCTCATTCTTCGGACCCTCGAACCAAATCACAGTCCCGGTATTGCTTGGCATGAACCTATGCAGGCTATTGCGCTCGGCACCTATTCCGGGGGGCTGCTCCTGAATATTCCCAGCTGGTTTCTGACCTGCCTGTTCGTGACCCAGATCATCTTCTGCCTCAGTATGCGCTACCTGAGCGGACGCCCGCTGCTGCTGCAGCTTGCTGCCATGCTCGCCTTAAGCCTGTCCGGTTATGCTCTAAGCACCATAGTCTTCCTGCCCTGGAACATCGACGTTGCGCTCGTCGCCCAGCTCTTCGTGTTCATCGGCTACCAGCTCAAACAGCATCAACTGCTCAGCAAAATTCGCGTCTTCAACCTGGGCACCCTGGTATGGATGGCGCTTTTTCTCACAGCTGCTTACTTGAACAGCTATGTCGACATGAACAATAGAGAATACGGCAACCTGTTCCTCTTCTACACCGCCGGAATCGCCGGAAGCCTGCTCGCCATCAAAATGACCCAGCTACTCTCCAGATCCAGATTCTTCGCCGCCACCCTCACCTACATCGGCCAGGAATCGCTCGCTATCCTCATCTTCCACTACGGCATCTTCATCCTGCTGCTGAACTTCATGGAACGCTTCGTCTTCGCCAGCTACCTGGGCTGGTTTCCGACTACCGTTATTGCGGTGACAGGATCACTGGTGCTGAGTCTGGTAGTGAAGCGGGTACCGGGAATGGGGTTCGTGCTGGGGAGGACAAGAAAGAAAGCTGCGCCTCCAAGGAGCTATGTAGAGAGGGCAGCTTCCTAGTCTTAGTAAATTAAAGATTTACCTCCATCTTCCCGATAATAGTAAATGATGCACTTACTTATAGCGGAGACACAAGGAGGTTTTTTTTTGCAGGTTATGCAGAAGGAGTATCTGACTCCTCAATATATACGTCAATTCCAATGTACGGGAGCCGCTTGCGAAGACACTTGCTGCTCTTTATGGGAAATAACCATAGACCAATTAACCTATGAAAAGTACAAGCAGATTCCTGACACGAGCCTTCACAAAGAGATTAACAAGAATCTTGTGCGTAATCATAAAAGCAAAGAGTCATACGCTTCTTTTAAAATGAACCAAAAAACCGGAAACTGTTCTATGCTCTGTGACGGCCTCTGCACAATTCAAGCCAAGGTAGGAGAGACCTTCCTCTCACAGACCTGCTCGACCTATCCGCGAATTCTGAATGAGGCCGATGAGATTGAGGTATCTGCACTCTTGTCCTGTCCAGAGATCGCCCGCCTGGTACTTCTCTCAGAAGACGCCATGAACTTTACCCGAACCCATGAACTGCATACACCGAATTTGCGCATCAACCCGCTAGGCAGCCTTACCGATAAGAAGAAGCTATGTATTCAGAACCTGCGGGATATCACGCTGGAGGTTTTGAGCGACCGCCAGTTCTCTCTTCAACACCGGTTAATTATTATTGGAGTACTAATGGATAATACTGACGAGTTGCTTCGTTCAGGTGCATATGATAATGTTCTCTCTTTCTTGGATGAATTCAGAGGGGAGCTGGTCACTAACGAAGAGCTGCGCAACTATGGCGTATTTCCCTCAGACGATCAGATCCAATTCCAGATTTTGAACAATACCCTAATGGCGCACCTAAGTGAATTTTTATGGAATGCCCGCTACAATGAGTGCATGAATGAATACCTCACAGGCATACAGAGCAACGGGAGCAGCTTGAGTGAATCGTTACATACTTACCGCAGTGTACGCGAACAAATCTATGAACCCTACCTCCGGGAGAAGGAGTTTATTTTTGAGAACTATGTGATTAATCATGTGTACCAGAATTTCATGACCGATATTTATGCAGGGGGCAGCCTGTTCGACTTCTTCGTGAAGCTCGTTGCAGATTGTTCCTTCATTCGGCTTCACCTCATTGGAATGGCAGCGTACAGACAAGAGCTAACTGACGATATGGTCGTCAAGCTCATCCAGTCGTATACGAAAAACTACAAGTTCTCCAACAAATTTCTCAACGCAATACTTAAAGATATAAAAGATCAGGGATACTATAGCCTCGGGGGAATGTCCTTATTGATAAAGTAGCGACGAGATACAAGTCGGGAGGGTTACTATCAGGGCCGGAAACACATAAATTCTTATTTCCAAAAAACGGAGGCCCTTAGGCCTCCGTCTCACTTCCCTGCTTCCCCACCAGCCGCCGCCGTTTCGATCCACGCTTCACCCACAACCGCCCATCATCATCCCGATAGAACCATATATGTATCCATCGCAAAGGCGTCCATATTTCCTTAAAATAATAATTAGGCATGAGACCTCTCTCCTACCGCAGCAAAATAGATTTAACCCTAATTATAGACCGGGATACCTAGTTTGTTTGTCGGTTTGTGGGAGGGGCATAGGAATTTATTAGTATAAAAGATGAACTTCGTGAATTGAACCGCTTATAGCGGTTGAAATCCGGTGACAAGCTGGTAAGTTAGGCTGCGATCATCACATCTGGATTCTAGTGGAACCAGCGCTTAATCTGTTCCAATGCGTCTTTAGCCTCAGGACCGTTATAACCAAAAAGATTGCCAATCATCTTGGTATATTCGTTAAACGTCGTCTCCCGGCTGTACTTGTCACCCCACCAACGTTTGGCATTGTAGCCGGAATCCGAACCGACATACGTTAGCTTAATCCCGGAATGATTATAGACATGATCGAAAAGCAACTTCACCCGCCGCATGTGAAAATCCGAAGAAATAACAATGGCCGAAGTAAAGCCATGCTGCTTCATAATCGGAAGCGTCAGCTTTGCGTTCTGGTAGGTGCTTAGTGCTGCATCCTCGGTCAGAATGGCATCATCAGGGATGCCAAGAGCTAGGGCGGTTTGGAGCATGTCGCCGGAGGCGCTGGTTATCTCTTTGGAATTGGACAAGAGAAGATATGGGGCATAGCCCGATTTGTATAGTTCAACCGCATCCTCAATCCGGCCTGTGCCTCCACTTAGCACGATAATGGCATCTGCTTTTTTGGGAGACTGATTGAATTGAAGAAAACGCCCTGCACCAAAGAAGCACAATGTAAGAACTAACAGAACAGGCAAGTACAGAAAAAGAATTCTCTTTCTACGCTTGCCCGTCTTTTTAACCTTTATACTCTTCATAACTACTTCCGATACTCGCCGCTAAGAATTTGCTCCCACCACTCTGCGTTTGCCGTGTACCACTGTATCGTCTGCGCAATTCCAGTCTCAAAAGTGTACGTAGGCTTCCAGCCCAAGTTCTCCAGCTTGGTAGGATCGATAGCGTAACGCTTGTCATGCCCCAACCGGTCTGCAACAAATTCAATTAAATCTTCAGACTTACCCAGAGTATGGATGATGGTCTTCACCACCTCCAGATTCGTACGTTCATTATGACCGCCTACATTATACACTTCACCACTTACGCCTTCGTGCAAAACAAGGTCAATCGCAGCACAGTGATCATAGACATGCAGCCAGTCACGAATATTTTTGCCATCACCGTAAACTGGAACCTTTTGTTCGTTCAGAACTTTAGAGATCGTCAGAGGAATCAGCTTCTCCGGGAAATGGTACGGGCCGTAATTGTTAGAGCAGCGGGTAATGTTCATCGGCAAGCCGTACGTTTCATGGTAAGACCGGACTAGCAGATCTGAACCTGCTTTGCTTGCACTGTAAGGGCTATTCGGCTGCAAGGGAGTTTCTTCGGTAAAGAACACAGTCGGATCAAAATCCAGTTCACCGTAAACCTCATCCGTGGAGACATGAACAAATTTAGTCAGCCCTATCTTTCTGGACGCATCCAGCAGCACTTGTGTCCCCATAACATTCGTACGAACGAATACAGCCGGATCGGTAATGGAGCGGTCAACATGACTCTCTGCAGCGAAATGCACCACATAATCGAATTTCTCTTGTTCAAAAAGAGCAAAGATTGCCTCCCGATCGGCAATATCTGCTTGTACGAAACGATAGTTCTCCTTATTCTCGATTTGTCTATGCTTGGTCAGATCACCGGCATAGGTCAACAAATCCAGGTTTACTACATCGTAATCAGAATATTTATTAACCATGTAATGGACAAAGTTCCCGCCGATAAAACCGGCACCGCCGGTAATCAGCAATTTTTGCTTACTCATCATCTACACCTCAGAACTCTCTATTAATAATTCCCTAGCCGCCATATGTAAAATTCAAATTCGCATCCTTCAACAAAGGGGCCTTTTCATCCTTGGCAGATAGTACCGGGGCCACATGTATCGGCCATTCAACACCAATGGCGGGATCGTTCCACAGAATGCCACCGTCACATTCCGGGGCATACAGCTCATCACATTTATATTGAACCTCAACATCTTCTGTCAGCGTCATGAATCCATGTGCAAACCCCTTCGGAACCAGCAACTGCTTCTTGTTCTCCGCACTTAACTCCAGACCAAACCACTTGCTATACGTGGGGCTGCCTTTTCTAATATCTACAGCCACATCGTAGATGACTCCACGTGTACAACGGATAAGCTTCGTCTGCGCTTTAGGATTCAATTGATAATGAAGTCCTCTTAGAGTTCCTTTGACAGCAGAATACGATTGGTTATCCTGGACAAAAGAAATATCTATTCCATGTTCCCTAAATTTCGCATCACTGAATGTTTCCATAAACCATCCGCGATGGTCACCAAATACTGCCGGTTCAACGATAACTACACCAGGAAGTGCTGTTTCCGTCAATTTCATTTTTCTTCACACCTTTAAAACTTAATATTGGATTTTCCCGGTAGCTACTTTTATTAAATATTGACCATAACCTGTTTTGCTCAGCTTCTGCCCGCAGATCAACAAATGCTCTTTAGTGATCCAGCCATTAATATAGGCAATCTCCTCAAGAGCAGCGATCTTAATCCCTTGATGATCCTCGATCGTTCTAACAAAATTAGTCGCATCCACAAGACTTTGATGAGTTCCCGTATCCAGCCAAGTAAAGCCGCGGCCCAGCAGCTCAACATCCAGCTCACCAAGCTTAAGATAAGCTTCATTAATAGAAGTGATTTCAAATTCACCCCGAGAAGAAGGCTTAACATTTTTTGCAATCTCGATTACCCGGTTGTCATAGAAGTACAAACCAGTGATAGCATAATTAGATTTAGGCTGCGCAGGCTTTTCTTCCACACTAAGGACCTTACCATCATCATTAAACTCCACCACGCCAAAACGCTCTGGATCTTGCACATGATAACCAAACACCGTCGCACCTTGCGCTTTGTCTGAAGCCCGTTTCAGCATTTTCCGGATGCCGTTGCCATAATAAATATTGTCTCCGAGAATCATAGCCACTGAGTCATTCCCAATAAAAGACTCACCCAAAAGAAAAGCCTGAGCCAAACCGTCAGGACTTGGTTGCACTATGTATTGTAACGATATGCCGAACTGAGATCCATCTCCTAAGAGGCTTTCGAACCTAGGAGTATCTTCCGGTGTGGAGATGATCAGGATGTCATTAATTCCCGCAAGCATTAAAGTAGATAATGGGTAATAGATCATTGGTTTGTCGTAAATAGGTAACAGTTGTTTACTGGTTACCATAGTTAATGGGTAGAGGCGGGTTCCGCTGCCTCCGGCTAGGATTATGCCTTTCAAAATACTTCCTCCTCGATTAAATTCCTAAAGCCTCAATTTCTAAGTTTTTTAAAAAACATATCAAATAAATACACTGTAATTTTCTCCCTAATTATATATAAAGCCAAAAAATAAAACGTTCCTCCTAGTAAAATCCCAACAGCAAAAGACAGAAAAAGATTATCTATTAAATTACGAGATAAAATCATTACACCGCCCATCAGCATAGATACAACCAAATATGAGATGGAGGACTTGTTGATAAAACTAATTTCACTATACTTTAGATTCTTTTTAGCAATATAAAGTCTAATGCTTACCGCCATAAATTCAGAAAGCACTTGAACGATCCCAGCACCTAATAAACCAATCCTAGGAATCAGTAATA
This genomic window contains:
- a CDS encoding CueP family metal-binding protein codes for the protein MRNKVLVAAGIVFVIAMGTYMLAGTNDSKETGKSESVETDVQSVKMDTQGLKQMVRSYSMRTAKAESASISSTQLMVKESDGKSATYALPADEFFVSIAPYLNQTHPCATHSLTGCQGEMTEEKFNISVKDADGKVIMDNETVKSQPNGFIDLWLPRDQTYQVTIEHDGKQAESEISTFEKDDTCVTTMQLG
- a CDS encoding aminoglycoside phosphotransferase family protein, whose translation is MNNQDEIYVKPEILALVVSAVLRKTITRADYQTRQLKGGTVGDVRLVTGMAETLEGEILPYKVVWKKQKKWERYNDPDSWRREYDLYASDLGKTFTDSLRWPECYHAEMNGDEIQLWMEYIEGVSGLNLTSGMYERAAEELGRFQGKLYAQQPDVLGNLKNLSKLDFVKSFYLRYRSWAVLYDYIRSDECEIPKHLCTMLIDIDNNADEIFSRIDKLPIVLCHRDFWVANLFCSDSKIVLIDWDTAGWGYMGEDIASLIADEADICHMLEYYQKCIPAYYRGFAEYADVSDISYHCIHELILVMFGYRLVEGYKFAESPEDKSMHLNTLQKIHEMSNI
- a CDS encoding acyltransferase family protein, with the translated sequence MQAPDTTSATTAAESASATSRTPRLKVIDMVRGITILLVVVGHAGLTPVVLNDMFRDFRLPLFFIVSGYLFSASKYFDNFTALLRTRIFTLVVPYLSAGFLCYLLWLILRTLEPNHSPGIAWHEPMQAIALGTYSGGLLLNIPSWFLTCLFVTQIIFCLSMRYLSGRPLLLQLAAMLALSLSGYALSTIVFLPWNIDVALVAQLFVFIGYQLKQHQLLSKIRVFNLGTLVWMALFLTAAYLNSYVDMNNREYGNLFLFYTAGIAGSLLAIKMTQLLSRSRFFAATLTYIGQESLAILIFHYGIFILLLNFMERFVFASYLGWFPTTVIAVTGSLVLSLVVKRVPGMGFVLGRTRKKAAPPRSYVERAAS
- a CDS encoding acyltransferase family protein, with amino-acid sequence MNKLNYTAISTYRTQLMGLAILWVMLYHSTVSFSSVPVLGTLQAYGYGGVDIFLLVSGLGLYYATRTNTRTALFYQRRLQRILPTYLPVVLIFCLLYWGMGEMPFTDVLLNLTTLSFWLGRDSRFDWYVPALLVLYLLTPLFMHFFRGQRKLVTVAAASLIGLVVSVVLSGTPLAYLLIFTIRIPIFFVGVWVGYLIDKKQAVSRINGILYLGMLLSGVGMLAAIQKYMSEYVWSYGLWWYPFILITLPLCLLTAGGLHWVAEHKWTRYPFLTFCGTHSLEIYLIHERMLKILADLRRSLELPVNNLILNAAGILLTLGLAFVLKKVVNGFSARMKSGTTAAAAS
- a CDS encoding WD40/YVTN/BNR-like repeat-containing protein gives rise to the protein MNITRKLQQRSLTILSAGLLAFSGWGTAVSPAQAAAPATPAPSCSTGDHGILQDLQKKQTAKGADPLTFATVDFLNAETGRAAGNGFLIGTSDGGCHFQEIYQGQWNFQQIEFPDNVHGWALASLKGGQNKYLIRTKDGGSTWKRLSQSPAAFERIEFVDGATGFGYNRASTYYTKDGGGTWSRIPTPANTRGADFTTSSSGWAVVVNQGSGYQIMRTTDGGASWKQMKKVAYSDPLYAQVYANASQVYTVLYGGSGMSQTSYSLYGSSDAGSSWTRIIAQATAGGGPAPGSGSAKQEKGPASGSPGTMQVIGKTTAFLVGYQPAAQMVGTGMTKNNGQAWSNSKTVLGFEGVISFVDHNQGWLAVRDMNSSTLYATKDGGASWKAKFAFEF